The following are from one region of the Acidobacteriota bacterium genome:
- a CDS encoding Uma2 family endonuclease, producing the protein MSSTPKHQLTEAEYLAIERRAEFRSEFYRGEMFAMAGTSRHHNRIVTNLVARLDQQLRDRPCNVYSNDMRILIPNAGLYTYPDIVITCGTEQFLDDTEDTLLNPLVIIEVLSDSTEAYDRGRKFEQYQKIASLQTYVLVAQNAQRVEQYARQADSKFWTYSESHEAGDVITIGAINCELKLEDVYSKVEPTTEFFN; encoded by the coding sequence ATGTCATCAACCCCCAAACACCAACTGACCGAAGCCGAATACCTTGCCATTGAGCGTCGGGCTGAGTTCAGAAGTGAATTTTATCGAGGCGAGATGTTTGCGATGGCAGGTACCAGCCGCCATCATAACCGAATCGTAACAAATCTGGTGGCCAGGCTTGATCAACAGTTGCGGGATCGGCCCTGTAACGTGTATTCCAACGACATGCGGATATTAATTCCGAATGCAGGACTCTACACCTATCCAGACATTGTGATCACGTGTGGAACAGAGCAGTTTCTTGACGACACAGAAGACACCCTGCTCAACCCGCTGGTGATTATCGAAGTTCTCTCTGATTCAACCGAAGCCTATGATCGCGGTAGAAAGTTTGAGCAGTACCAAAAGATCGCTTCGTTACAGACTTATGTGCTGGTGGCGCAAAATGCTCAACGCGTCGAACAGTACGCCCGGCAGGCTGACAGCAAATTTTGGACCTACTCCGAAAGCCACGAAGCCGGCGACGTCATCACCATCGGGGCCATCAACTGTGAACTGAAACTTGAGGATGTTTATTCGAAGGTTGAACCCACGACCGAATTTTTCAATTAA
- a CDS encoding DinB family protein, whose protein sequence is MTEILISHFRRWFEYEQDSHTRVLASLETVPAASRSAEAFQQALNLMGHMVFARRLWLYRLGGLAEKPVVVPKTVTLDELPAQFEAMHAAWSDYLNSVTDDDLVKTFEYQSLDGKRFRNTVEDILAQLFGHSWYHRGQIASRIKAIGGTPAVTDLVFWSRELIEEPDTLGS, encoded by the coding sequence ATGACCGAAATTTTGATTTCCCACTTTCGCCGCTGGTTTGAGTATGAACAGGACAGCCACACCCGCGTGCTGGCTTCGCTTGAAACCGTTCCGGCGGCATCGCGCTCGGCTGAAGCGTTTCAACAGGCGCTGAACCTGATGGGGCACATGGTTTTTGCCCGGAGACTGTGGCTCTATCGGCTGGGAGGACTTGCCGAAAAGCCCGTGGTTGTCCCCAAAACCGTGACGCTTGACGAACTTCCCGCCCAGTTCGAAGCCATGCACGCGGCGTGGTCTGATTACCTGAACTCAGTAACCGATGACGACCTGGTGAAGACCTTTGAATACCAGAGTTTGGACGGCAAACGCTTCCGGAATACGGTCGAAGACATCCTGGCGCAGCTTTTTGGGCATTCGTGGTATCACCGGGGCCAGATTGCCTCGCGGATCAAAGCGATTGGCGGCACGCCGGCGGTGACGGATCTGGTGTTCTGGTCACGCGAACTGATTGAAGAACCTGACACCCTCGGAAGTTGA
- a CDS encoding NAD(P)/FAD-dependent oxidoreductase: protein MTHSNSDQSIIVVGGGMAGLTAAVFLARQNQKVIVLERSQHPGGLAQTQTKHGFSLNIGPHAVGLGGAAFRILTELGVPLEGGIPAYAGSVAILKDQVFQLPASPVSMFTTGMLSLPEKFEAIRFLAGLERINTKRLMGTSIQTWVDQHFKHATMREYLKALLRLSTYSNAPEQTSAGVALAQMKQGVKQNVLYLHNGWQSMVNRLCEMATQAGVEIRTSAQVQSVIRGEQGTVCGVRLVNGERLSAAAVILAVPPKVALDLVEDSHQSAFGRWAAQITPIKVACLDLALSRVPKPKTNFALGIDQPWYFSVHSAAAKLGPVGGGLIHVAKYLPTNANDSSATVRAELEHVLDLVQPGWREVIVHQRFLPEMTVANSNPRPTSLGLGDRPQTVVSEIPGLFLAGDWVGSEGLLVDASVASAKDAALKTTEFISKK from the coding sequence GTGACACATTCAAATTCAGATCAATCAATCATCGTGGTTGGCGGAGGCATGGCCGGATTGACCGCCGCCGTTTTTTTGGCCCGTCAGAATCAAAAAGTGATTGTGCTCGAACGGTCGCAACATCCTGGCGGACTGGCTCAAACCCAAACCAAACATGGCTTCTCTTTGAATATTGGACCACACGCGGTGGGCCTCGGCGGAGCAGCCTTTCGCATTCTGACTGAACTTGGCGTCCCGCTTGAGGGTGGAATTCCAGCTTACGCCGGGTCAGTTGCAATTTTGAAAGACCAGGTTTTTCAACTTCCAGCCAGCCCGGTGTCAATGTTCACAACCGGAATGCTGAGCCTGCCAGAAAAGTTTGAAGCCATTCGATTTCTGGCCGGATTGGAACGAATCAACACCAAACGGCTGATGGGAACCTCGATTCAAACCTGGGTTGATCAGCATTTCAAACACGCCACTATGCGCGAATATCTCAAGGCACTACTGCGACTCTCGACCTATTCCAATGCTCCAGAGCAAACCAGTGCCGGAGTGGCCCTGGCCCAAATGAAACAGGGCGTAAAACAAAACGTCTTGTATTTGCACAACGGCTGGCAATCAATGGTCAACCGCCTGTGTGAAATGGCGACCCAGGCCGGAGTTGAAATTCGCACCAGTGCTCAGGTGCAATCTGTTATCCGTGGTGAACAGGGGACCGTTTGTGGGGTTCGACTGGTCAACGGTGAACGGCTTTCGGCAGCCGCCGTGATTCTGGCAGTACCTCCGAAAGTTGCACTGGATCTGGTCGAAGACAGTCATCAATCAGCCTTTGGCCGCTGGGCAGCACAGATCACGCCAATCAAAGTTGCCTGCCTTGATCTGGCTTTAAGCCGGGTGCCAAAACCTAAGACCAATTTTGCGTTGGGGATTGACCAGCCCTGGTATTTTTCGGTTCATTCGGCAGCCGCCAAACTGGGTCCGGTTGGTGGAGGGTTGATCCATGTCGCCAAATACCTTCCAACCAATGCGAATGATTCATCCGCCACAGTGCGCGCCGAACTGGAACACGTGTTGGATCTGGTCCAGCCGGGCTGGCGCGAAGTGATTGTCCACCAGCGATTTTTGCCAGAAATGACCGTCGCGAATAGCAACCCAAGGCCAACCAGTTTGGGACTTGGGGATCGCCCCCAAACAGTGGTTTCAGAGATTCCAGGATTGTTTCTGGCCGGAGATTGGGTCGGTTCGGAAGGACTGCTGGTTGATGCCAGTGTGGCGAGTGCCAAAGATGCGGCGCTCAAAACCACTGAATTTATCTCAAAGAAATGA
- a CDS encoding calcium-translocating P-type ATPase, PMCA-type: MSETTTARSTGYRGLTSAEVEASRQKHGINVLTPPERDPWWKLFLEKFDDPVIRILIIAAVIAIGVGIAEGEYLEGIGIVVAILLATVLAFLNEYQANKEFDILNQVSDDVPVKVIRDGAYTTVPRKEIVVGDLVLLEAGEETPADGRLIEAVSLQIDESRLTGESVPASKVATEDLVKYTSHHEGAYPRDKVLRGTFASDGHGIVEIAAVGDGTEIGQTARAAAEETGEETPLNRQLEGLSKVIGVVGFGIAALTYTALTARGVITGDLKLAQNQWIFMGILVVAVLIALAKVWLPIFYDGLELAGSEAEAPEWLEDEGIGGWAKTVGGGILFFAVVAGIAFGANLIPQDPKLWFEPHVTKELIKYFMIAVTIIVVAVPEGLAMSVTLSLAYSMKKMTRENNLVRRMHACETIGAATVICSDKTGTLTMNEMRVFEMRFPAFSNKLLSSSLSTDLEKLIAESISVNSTANLSKKPGEKPKALGNPTEGALLLWVDEAGVDYNEKRAQFPIDHQLTFSTERKFMGTLGTSFSGKQILHIKGAPEIVMDRCSQMLTAQGLQPLTEAEKTTIHKELKDYQARGMRTLGFAYLESPPKDPEDKIENVARNMVWLGFAAIADPIRPEVPPAIAACRVAQIGVKIVTGDNKETAKEIARQIGLWDSTDTDDHLLTGPEFGKLSDEEAKKSLRTLKVLSRARPLDKLRMVKLLQEDGNVVAVTGDGTNDAPALNYANVGLAMGKAGTAVAKEASDIILLDDSFRSIVNAVMWGRSLYENIQRFILFQLTINVVALGVALLGPFIGVKLPLTVTQMLWVNLIMDTFAALALATEPPHQSVMNRPPRKADAFIVTPAMARSIFGVGGFFLVFLVGFLIYLQQGGPIDNDRYKLSVFFSVFVFLQFWNLFNAKCLGHNFSTFHNLAENRSFLLIAGSILIGQIIMVQIGGDVFNTTPLRADHWAIIIGSTSVVLWVGEIIRFIRRSKEKPA, from the coding sequence ATGAGTGAAACAACAACCGCACGAAGCACAGGATATCGAGGACTGACTTCTGCCGAGGTTGAAGCCAGCCGGCAGAAACACGGCATTAACGTACTGACTCCACCTGAGCGTGATCCGTGGTGGAAACTTTTTTTGGAAAAGTTTGATGATCCAGTGATCCGCATCCTTATCATTGCGGCGGTCATCGCCATCGGTGTTGGAATTGCCGAGGGTGAATACCTGGAAGGCATTGGCATCGTGGTGGCCATTTTGCTCGCCACCGTCCTGGCCTTCCTCAATGAATATCAGGCCAACAAGGAATTTGACATCCTCAATCAGGTCAGCGATGACGTTCCGGTCAAGGTTATCCGGGATGGGGCGTACACAACCGTTCCCCGCAAGGAAATTGTGGTTGGGGATCTGGTCCTGCTCGAAGCCGGTGAAGAAACCCCGGCTGACGGGCGGTTGATTGAAGCCGTTTCGCTCCAAATTGATGAATCACGATTGACTGGGGAATCGGTCCCGGCTTCAAAAGTCGCGACTGAAGATCTGGTCAAATATACCAGCCACCACGAAGGCGCCTATCCACGCGATAAAGTCCTGCGCGGGACTTTTGCTTCGGATGGACACGGCATCGTCGAAATTGCAGCCGTGGGTGACGGCACCGAAATCGGCCAGACCGCACGGGCTGCCGCCGAAGAAACCGGTGAAGAAACCCCACTCAATAGACAACTTGAAGGGTTGAGCAAGGTCATCGGCGTCGTTGGGTTTGGCATTGCCGCGCTGACCTATACCGCGTTGACCGCACGCGGGGTCATCACCGGCGATCTGAAACTGGCCCAAAATCAATGGATATTTATGGGCATCCTGGTCGTGGCGGTGCTCATTGCCCTGGCAAAGGTTTGGCTGCCGATTTTTTATGACGGGTTGGAACTGGCCGGCAGCGAAGCCGAAGCTCCGGAATGGCTTGAAGATGAAGGCATTGGCGGCTGGGCCAAAACGGTTGGCGGCGGAATTTTGTTTTTTGCCGTGGTGGCCGGAATTGCCTTTGGGGCCAATCTCATCCCGCAGGATCCGAAACTGTGGTTTGAACCCCACGTCACCAAAGAGCTGATCAAATACTTCATGATTGCCGTGACCATCATCGTGGTGGCGGTGCCCGAAGGTCTGGCGATGAGCGTGACGCTCAGTCTGGCCTACAGCATGAAGAAGATGACTCGTGAAAATAATCTGGTGCGCCGGATGCACGCCTGTGAAACGATTGGTGCCGCAACGGTGATTTGTTCTGATAAGACCGGAACGCTCACCATGAATGAAATGCGCGTGTTTGAAATGCGCTTCCCCGCCTTTTCAAACAAACTCCTGTCGAGTTCACTTTCCACTGATTTGGAAAAACTGATCGCGGAATCAATTTCGGTCAACTCCACGGCCAATTTGAGCAAAAAACCAGGTGAAAAACCCAAAGCGCTTGGGAATCCGACCGAAGGGGCGTTGCTTCTGTGGGTTGATGAAGCCGGGGTTGATTACAATGAAAAACGGGCCCAGTTTCCAATTGACCATCAATTGACATTTTCGACCGAACGCAAATTCATGGGCACGCTCGGAACGTCATTTAGCGGTAAGCAAATCCTGCATATCAAAGGCGCTCCGGAAATTGTAATGGATCGTTGTAGCCAGATGCTGACCGCTCAGGGGCTGCAACCGCTGACTGAAGCTGAAAAAACCACTATTCACAAAGAGTTAAAGGATTATCAGGCTCGCGGCATGCGCACCCTTGGGTTTGCCTACCTCGAATCTCCGCCAAAAGATCCAGAAGATAAAATCGAAAATGTTGCTCGCAATATGGTTTGGTTGGGATTTGCAGCCATTGCCGACCCAATTCGTCCCGAAGTTCCGCCAGCCATTGCCGCGTGCCGGGTGGCTCAAATCGGTGTCAAAATCGTCACCGGCGACAACAAAGAAACCGCCAAGGAAATTGCCCGCCAGATTGGTCTGTGGGATTCAACTGATACCGATGATCACCTGCTGACGGGCCCCGAGTTTGGTAAATTGAGCGACGAAGAAGCGAAAAAATCACTGCGCACACTCAAAGTTCTCTCCCGAGCACGTCCACTTGACAAACTGCGGATGGTAAAACTCCTGCAAGAAGACGGCAATGTGGTGGCAGTAACAGGGGACGGGACCAATGACGCTCCGGCGCTCAACTATGCCAACGTCGGGTTGGCGATGGGAAAAGCCGGAACAGCCGTAGCCAAAGAAGCCAGCGATATCATCCTGCTTGACGATTCATTCCGAAGTATCGTCAATGCCGTGATGTGGGGACGCTCGCTCTATGAAAACATTCAACGATTCATCCTGTTTCAGTTGACGATCAACGTCGTGGCGCTCGGCGTGGCACTCTTGGGACCGTTCATCGGCGTCAAATTGCCGCTCACGGTTACCCAGATGCTGTGGGTCAACCTGATTATGGATACCTTTGCCGCACTGGCACTGGCCACCGAACCACCTCATCAAAGTGTGATGAACCGGCCTCCCCGCAAAGCGGACGCTTTTATCGTCACGCCGGCCATGGCGAGGTCCATTTTTGGCGTCGGCGGGTTCTTTCTGGTCTTTCTGGTTGGCTTCCTGATCTACCTCCAACAAGGAGGACCAATTGACAACGACCGCTACAAACTGTCGGTGTTTTTCTCGGTGTTTGTGTTTCTTCAATTCTGGAACCTGTTTAACGCCAAATGTTTAGGTCATAACTTCTCGACTTTTCACAACCTGGCTGAAAACAGGTCATTCCTCTTGATCGCCGGGTCAATTTTGATCGGCCAGATCATCATGGTCCAAATTGGCGGAGACGTTTTTAACACGACACCACTCCGGGCTGATCACTGGGCCATCATTATCGGCTCCACATCGGTTGTGTTGTGGGTGGGTGAGATCATCCGGTTTATCCGTCGGTCAAAGGAAAAACCTGCTTGA
- a CDS encoding PAS domain S-box protein — MESVGTPSKRAGAKRKSNKIKPFAASDTTFMELFELAPDAILIVNDQGQIVLVNSQTEKLFGYTREELVGKTIELLVADRYRTNHLGHRERYSANPHTRPMGSGRDLLARRKDGTEFPVEISLSPLRAQDGMYVTSIIRDISERKEAERQIHKLNQELEQRVIERTAELARSNAELEQFAYIASHDLQEPLRMVASYTQLLAKRYRGKLDQDADEFINFAVDGAVRMQKLINDLLAYSRVKTRGKEFTVTNLEEVLDRVLLSLRLLIEETEAEITHDPLPTVMADALQMGQIFQNLIGNALKFHGEKPPRIHISARQEGKEWIFSFRDWGIGLEPQYAEKIFVIFQRLHNTAEYPGSGIGLAICKRIVERHWGRIWVESEFGNGSTFYFTLPTDPQSGKVIA; from the coding sequence ATGGAATCCGTTGGCACGCCTTCAAAACGGGCTGGAGCTAAACGTAAGTCCAATAAAATCAAGCCGTTTGCTGCTTCTGATACAACGTTTATGGAGTTGTTTGAATTAGCACCGGATGCAATTTTGATTGTCAACGATCAGGGCCAAATCGTCCTGGTCAATTCACAGACGGAAAAACTGTTTGGGTATACTCGTGAAGAACTGGTTGGAAAAACGATTGAATTGCTGGTGGCTGACAGGTATCGCACAAATCACCTGGGGCACCGGGAACGATATTCAGCCAACCCCCATACCCGCCCGATGGGAAGTGGCCGGGATTTGCTGGCGCGAAGAAAAGATGGAACTGAATTCCCGGTTGAAATTAGTTTAAGTCCACTCAGAGCCCAAGATGGAATGTATGTGACGAGCATAATACGGGATATTTCAGAACGTAAAGAGGCTGAGCGGCAAATCCATAAGTTAAATCAAGAGCTTGAGCAGCGGGTGATCGAACGCACCGCTGAGCTGGCCCGCTCAAACGCTGAATTGGAACAGTTTGCTTACATTGCCTCGCATGACCTTCAGGAACCATTGCGGATGGTCGCCAGTTATACCCAACTGCTGGCCAAACGGTATCGGGGCAAACTGGATCAAGATGCCGACGAATTTATCAATTTTGCTGTGGATGGCGCGGTGCGGATGCAAAAGCTCATCAATGACCTGCTGGCCTATTCACGAGTCAAAACACGCGGCAAAGAATTTACCGTAACCAATCTTGAGGAAGTCCTGGACCGGGTGCTGCTCAGTTTGCGGTTGCTCATTGAGGAAACCGAGGCGGAAATTACCCACGATCCGCTTCCAACCGTGATGGCCGATGCCTTGCAAATGGGACAGATTTTCCAAAATCTGATTGGGAATGCCCTCAAATTTCATGGCGAAAAGCCGCCCCGAATTCATATTTCCGCCCGTCAGGAAGGGAAAGAATGGATTTTTTCGTTCCGTGATTGGGGCATCGGGCTTGAACCACAATATGCTGAGAAAATTTTTGTTATTTTTCAACGCCTGCACAATACTGCTGAATACCCCGGCAGCGGAATCGGCCTGGCAATCTGCAAACGCATTGTCGAGCGCCACTGGGGACGCATCTGGGTGGAGTCAGAGTTTGGAAACGGTTCGACCTTCTATTTCACGCTTCCCACTGATCCACAATCAGGGAAGGTGATTGCTTGA
- a CDS encoding response regulator, with protein MEHREFGRPIEILLVEDNPGDVRLTLEALKEAKVKNTLRVARDGVEALALLRQEGQFANACIPDLILLDLNLPKKDGREVLAEIKKDNRLRSIPVVVLTTSDAEQDILRSYDLHANCYVTKPVDLDQFIQVVESIEGFWLSIVKLPSL; from the coding sequence ATGGAACACAGGGAATTTGGAAGACCAATTGAAATCCTGCTGGTCGAAGACAACCCAGGAGATGTCCGCCTCACACTCGAAGCCCTCAAGGAAGCCAAAGTCAAAAACACGTTGCGGGTCGCCCGCGATGGAGTTGAAGCCCTGGCCCTGCTCCGCCAGGAAGGACAATTTGCGAATGCCTGTATTCCTGACTTGATTTTGCTGGATCTCAATCTCCCCAAAAAAGACGGACGAGAAGTCCTGGCGGAAATCAAAAAGGATAATCGGTTGCGAAGCATTCCGGTCGTGGTGTTAACCACCTCAGACGCCGAGCAGGATATTTTGAGAAGCTATGACCTTCACGCCAATTGTTATGTCACAAAACCAGTTGACCTTGATCAATTTATTCAGGTCGTTGAATCAATTGAAGGGTTTTGGCTCAGTATTGTGAAATTGCCGTCATTGTAA
- a CDS encoding PAS domain S-box protein — protein sequence MKIETIQVLLIEDHPGDARLVREMLAEAKDIVFSVTSVRLLSEGVTILKQTKVDVVLLDLSLPDSNGLATFESIQDQFPETPMVLLTGFEDVSVAIHALNLGAQDYLVKGQVDGSLLERSLRYAIERKRVEEALKRSERRLRSMVENLPAGAVYRDGDSIFFNKAVEKITGYQPSEITTISDWFSLLYGTEGNRFFAEYEADRATQFADSRIQAIMRKDGQVRFVEFAGYSYEQGEVWLLYDITERLQAEQLIREQATLLNQSQDAIWVLDRENRVQFWNQGAEQLFEWKAAEVMGKPLEAVFHDCCQTELVVIQKEIAEKGGWRGELHMATKSGRELIVESRWTVSYDSQGRPQSKLTVNTDISDKKRLENEFMRATQLSLIGELAAGLAHEIKNPLAGIQGAVDILIRRRSQGDPERTALEAVRREVGRIDGTVRELLNRARPRALTQTPTLLNEIVRHAVVLSRHQATVGPNADRRISVDLELPTDPIVASIDTAQMEDAILNLILNALDAVGDRGQITVRLKLVKPDSPNHPLEAVIEVEDNGRGIAEQDLAKIFHPFYTTSPRGTGLGLPAVRRIARAHGGQVDVKSEIAKGSTFTLRIPLGQK from the coding sequence GTGAAGATTGAAACCATTCAGGTTTTATTGATCGAAGATCACCCAGGTGACGCGCGACTGGTTCGTGAAATGCTGGCCGAGGCCAAAGACATTGTGTTTAGTGTTACCTCTGTCCGGCTGCTTTCCGAAGGTGTCACGATCCTGAAGCAGACAAAGGTGGATGTGGTTTTGCTTGACCTTTCGTTGCCGGATAGCAACGGCCTGGCGACGTTTGAAAGTATTCAGGATCAATTCCCTGAAACGCCGATGGTCTTGCTGACCGGATTTGAAGATGTTTCGGTGGCTATTCATGCGTTGAATCTCGGAGCCCAGGATTATCTGGTCAAAGGGCAGGTGGATGGCAGTTTGCTGGAGCGGTCCCTCCGGTATGCCATTGAACGTAAACGTGTTGAGGAAGCTTTAAAGCGGAGCGAGCGCCGCCTTCGATCAATGGTCGAGAATTTGCCCGCAGGCGCTGTGTATCGTGACGGCGACTCAATTTTCTTTAACAAAGCGGTTGAAAAAATCACCGGCTATCAGCCATCGGAAATCACCACGATTTCAGACTGGTTTTCCTTGCTCTATGGTACTGAAGGCAACCGGTTTTTTGCTGAATATGAAGCGGATCGGGCGACTCAGTTTGCCGATTCCCGGATCCAGGCGATTATGCGCAAGGATGGACAGGTTCGGTTTGTTGAGTTTGCCGGTTACAGCTATGAGCAGGGTGAGGTCTGGCTGTTATATGACATTACCGAACGGCTGCAAGCCGAACAGCTTATCCGTGAACAGGCCACCCTGTTGAATCAGTCACAGGATGCCATTTGGGTGCTTGACCGGGAGAATCGGGTTCAGTTTTGGAATCAAGGTGCTGAGCAGTTGTTTGAATGGAAAGCGGCGGAAGTGATGGGAAAGCCATTGGAAGCTGTTTTTCATGATTGCTGCCAGACCGAGCTGGTCGTTATCCAGAAGGAAATTGCGGAAAAAGGTGGCTGGCGTGGTGAATTGCATATGGCAACCAAGTCAGGAAGGGAACTGATTGTCGAAAGTCGCTGGACAGTTTCCTACGACAGTCAAGGCCGGCCCCAATCCAAACTCACGGTCAATACCGACATTTCCGACAAAAAGCGGCTTGAGAACGAATTTATGCGGGCGACCCAGCTTTCGTTAATTGGCGAGCTGGCTGCGGGCCTCGCCCACGAAATCAAGAACCCACTGGCTGGGATTCAAGGTGCGGTGGATATTTTGATTCGGCGGCGGTCACAAGGGGATCCGGAACGGACGGCGCTTGAAGCCGTTCGCCGCGAAGTCGGTCGAATTGATGGAACGGTTCGTGAATTGCTCAATCGGGCCCGGCCTCGGGCACTGACCCAGACCCCAACCTTGCTCAATGAAATAGTCCGTCACGCCGTGGTTCTCTCCAGACATCAAGCAACCGTGGGACCAAATGCCGACCGTCGGATTTCAGTTGACCTGGAATTGCCAACCGATCCAATCGTTGCCTCAATTGATACCGCCCAAATGGAGGATGCAATTCTCAACCTGATCCTGAATGCGCTGGATGCGGTTGGTGATCGTGGGCAAATTACCGTTCGGCTCAAGCTGGTAAAACCTGATTCCCCAAACCATCCACTCGAAGCGGTGATCGAAGTCGAAGACAATGGTCGGGGAATTGCCGAACAGGATTTGGCCAAGATTTTTCACCCGTTTTACACCACTTCTCCTCGTGGAACTGGCCTGGGTCTCCCCGCCGTCCGCCGGATTGCCCGCGCCCACGGTGGTCAGGTTGATGTGAAATCAGAAATTGCCAAAGGCTCGACGTTTACGTTGCGCATCCCACTTGGCCAGAAGTGA